A single Lancefieldella parvula DSM 20469 DNA region contains:
- a CDS encoding DnaJ domain-containing protein produces MAAMNEKDYYAILGVSESATAEEIRKAFQTKARKLHPDVNKEPDAEMRFKEVSEAYAVLSDAEKRRRYDAMRSGSFYGGGYGPSGYPGGSTYGGGSPFEGGFPFGDIDFNNWTTRSKKRSRAYKPQTGADIVYDMTLSDTDAKNGVKKGITYQRFVTCDACAGKGSQHKDESTTCPTCHGTGHIDIDLSSIFGVGKFRVDCPECDGTGHVVQDPCDVCGGSGRVLSASEIMVDIPANSHDGDQIRVSGMGNAGTNGSATGDFIVNVKVPSEQLTFRQRAGARISGIIAMLLVFVAINLRSPLFAIVLIPLLIFGIRNILVDGVKMNAGWWRSFANAFVSGIINGAFYSIIIMTLYACTAGLGHVGYMGI; encoded by the coding sequence ATGGCTGCTATGAATGAAAAGGACTATTACGCCATCCTTGGTGTCTCTGAGTCCGCGACAGCTGAAGAAATTAGAAAAGCTTTTCAAACTAAAGCTCGTAAGCTTCATCCTGATGTAAATAAAGAACCTGATGCTGAGATGCGTTTTAAAGAAGTTTCTGAGGCATATGCTGTTCTTTCAGATGCCGAGAAACGCCGTCGTTATGATGCTATGCGAAGTGGTTCTTTCTATGGTGGTGGTTATGGTCCCTCTGGCTATCCTGGTGGATCAACGTATGGTGGAGGTTCTCCTTTTGAGGGAGGTTTCCCATTTGGTGATATTGACTTTAACAACTGGACTACTAGATCTAAAAAACGCTCTCGTGCGTACAAGCCTCAAACAGGCGCAGATATTGTATATGATATGACATTAAGTGATACTGACGCTAAAAATGGCGTTAAGAAAGGCATTACGTATCAGCGTTTTGTTACTTGTGATGCGTGTGCTGGTAAGGGATCTCAGCATAAGGACGAGTCAACTACCTGTCCTACCTGTCACGGAACTGGACACATTGATATTGATCTTTCTTCCATTTTTGGAGTTGGAAAGTTTAGAGTTGATTGTCCAGAATGCGATGGAACTGGACACGTTGTCCAAGATCCGTGTGATGTATGCGGTGGTTCTGGACGTGTTTTGTCTGCAAGTGAAATTATGGTTGATATACCAGCCAACTCGCATGATGGAGATCAGATCAGAGTTTCTGGAATGGGAAATGCGGGAACAAATGGTTCTGCAACTGGCGATTTTATCGTTAATGTTAAGGTTCCTTCAGAGCAGTTGACGTTCCGTCAGCGTGCTGGCGCACGAATCTCCGGTATTATCGCAATGCTCCTTGTGTTTGTGGCAATTAATTTAAGATCACCACTTTTTGCCATCGTATTGATTCCGCTTTTAATATTTGGCATTAGGAATATTCTTGTAGACGGCGTCAAGATGAACGCTGGTTGGTGGAGAAGCTTTGCAAATGCCTTTGTCTCAGGAATTATTAACGGTGCCTTTTACTCAATTATTATTATGACTTTGTATGCTTGTACGGCCGGATTGGGCCATGTTGGTTATATGGGAATTTAG
- the rpsT gene encoding 30S ribosomal protein S20, whose product MANIKSQKKRILTAEKARQRNKAVRSELKTAIKAVRTAVEAGQLEDAQVAANKASRLLDKAASKGIVHKNQAAQRKSGVQKLVNTLK is encoded by the coding sequence GTGGCTAACATCAAGTCTCAGAAGAAGCGTATTCTCACCGCTGAGAAGGCACGCCAGCGCAACAAGGCTGTCCGCTCCGAGCTTAAGACTGCTATTAAGGCAGTTCGCACTGCTGTTGAGGCAGGCCAGCTTGAGGACGCACAGGTTGCTGCTAACAAGGCATCTCGTCTTCTTGACAAGGCTGCTTCTAAGGGCATCGTACACAAGAATCAGGCTGCTCAGCGTAAGAGTGGCGTTCAAAAGCTTGTTAACACCCTTAAGTAG
- the holA gene encoding DNA polymerase III subunit delta: MAEQAKLLAAYLAVGPDELKRARAIDKLKSRLNQSFITFNLDEISVSAELTPESVLSSVQTLPMGDFRRIVVIDDAGKLPKPVSEALIEYLKNPNPTTTLMLSAKTLAKSTRLYKAVDALGKLAIINCGAIARNELPKYVWDLGQKYGLQIPTNAANELISRVGDNTTMLDSQIKSLASLLGHTGSIDIHFVETHVARVVEVKPWDFLDSISARNVQKAMELYSQMDESGAIGNLSLITGRVRELICARSMVKRGTEQEIASVLGKQAWQVRNYSRWARHFGDGELEHILSLCADSERGLKSGEDKTTTMTKLIFALCGVSNM, encoded by the coding sequence ATGGCGGAGCAGGCTAAGTTACTAGCTGCATATTTGGCTGTTGGTCCAGATGAGCTGAAGCGCGCGAGGGCTATAGACAAGCTTAAAAGCCGTCTAAACCAGAGTTTTATTACATTTAACCTTGACGAGATTTCTGTAAGTGCTGAGTTGACTCCAGAATCTGTTTTGTCTTCTGTTCAGACACTTCCCATGGGTGATTTTAGACGAATTGTTGTTATTGATGATGCAGGTAAATTGCCCAAGCCTGTATCAGAGGCTCTTATTGAGTACTTAAAGAATCCTAACCCAACTACTACGTTGATGCTTTCTGCAAAGACACTTGCTAAATCAACAAGGCTTTATAAAGCAGTGGATGCTTTAGGTAAGCTTGCAATTATTAATTGTGGTGCAATAGCTAGAAATGAATTACCTAAATATGTATGGGATCTTGGACAAAAATATGGACTTCAAATTCCAACTAATGCAGCCAATGAACTCATAAGTCGCGTTGGCGATAATACCACTATGCTTGACTCTCAGATTAAATCTTTAGCGTCTCTGCTAGGTCATACTGGTTCCATTGATATTCATTTTGTAGAAACGCATGTTGCACGAGTAGTTGAAGTTAAGCCGTGGGATTTTCTCGACAGTATCTCTGCAAGGAATGTCCAAAAAGCAATGGAACTTTATAGCCAGATGGACGAGTCAGGAGCTATTGGTAATTTGTCACTTATTACCGGACGTGTACGAGAACTTATTTGTGCTAGATCTATGGTAAAACGTGGTACTGAACAGGAAATTGCTTCAGTTTTAGGAAAGCAAGCTTGGCAGGTTAGAAATTATTCACGATGGGCACGTCATTTTGGAGATGGCGAACTTGAACATATTTTAAGTCTCTGCGCAGATTCAGAGCGTGGTCTTAAGAGTGGAGAAGATAAAACAACTACAATGACCAAACTCATCTTTGCTTTGTGCGGCGTCTCAAATATGTAG
- a CDS encoding SAP domain-containing protein, with amino-acid sequence MAEKRPSFDDITSFDEFNKYYWYREELMQICKSLGLEYRGTKRELNYIIEQYFKGNLIKKKIIKNKKVNQKIVTLNSPLLECGFSFNSKFREYFSSLTKVTPFKFTADMAAAWRKVKRENNSAFTIRDLLNVYYGDLDYAKYDNSACQWNQFLKDFCADENSYSYSNKLKVASILWKEVRDSKGEKTYSKDLLIKYAFKIREYHK; translated from the coding sequence ATGGCAGAAAAAAGACCTAGCTTTGATGATATTACATCTTTTGATGAGTTTAATAAGTATTACTGGTATCGTGAAGAACTTATGCAAATATGTAAGTCTTTAGGTTTGGAATATAGAGGTACAAAACGAGAACTCAATTATATTATCGAACAGTATTTTAAAGGTAATTTAATTAAGAAAAAAATTATAAAGAATAAAAAAGTTAATCAAAAAATTGTTACCTTAAATTCACCATTGCTTGAGTGTGGCTTCTCATTTAATTCAAAGTTTAGAGAATATTTTTCTTCTTTAACAAAAGTTACACCATTTAAATTTACTGCTGATATGGCCGCTGCTTGGAGAAAAGTTAAGAGAGAGAACAATAGTGCATTTACAATCAGGGATTTGTTAAATGTATATTATGGTGATTTAGATTATGCGAAATACGATAATTCGGCTTGTCAGTGGAATCAATTTTTAAAAGATTTTTGTGCAGATGAAAATAGCTATAGCTATTCCAATAAATTAAAGGTGGCTTCTATTCTTTGGAAAGAAGTTAGAGATTCAAAAGGTGAAAAAACCTACTCGAAAGATTTATTAATTAAGTATGCATTTAAAATACGGGAATATCATAAGTAA
- the dusB gene encoding tRNA dihydrouridine synthase DusB — MKSLQTIISTCASAAGLSSHIVPFAAGNSLKERLSANPVLMAPMAGVSDGVYRTMARAGGAGLAYSEMVSVAGIHFGGEKTWELVEPLSTEPDIAVQLFGSKPEQFKEAAAQISERLGNKLALIDINMACPVPKVVKKGEGSALLDTPELAANLVKACLSEVTVPVTVKIRRGRRQDEEVAPEFARAMEAAGASAIAVHGRFATQMYRGQAEWETVNRVCDAVSIPVIGSGDMLSAEDVAHALKETGVTAVMIARGTYGNPWIFKNTQALLEGKTPFVPSVDQMLASFMMHVKLLDAAHIHIARARSLSTWYFRGIPNAAYWRGKSVRCVTAQDFIDLALEIKETVTQLVGKQEASEHKLSLS; from the coding sequence GTGAAGTCGCTTCAAACCATCATTTCAACCTGTGCATCTGCAGCAGGTCTTTCTTCGCATATTGTTCCTTTTGCAGCAGGTAACTCACTCAAGGAGCGCCTGTCCGCTAATCCTGTGCTCATGGCTCCCATGGCCGGCGTCAGTGATGGTGTATATCGCACTATGGCTCGAGCAGGCGGAGCAGGTCTTGCCTATTCAGAGATGGTTTCTGTTGCAGGAATTCACTTTGGTGGCGAGAAAACCTGGGAGCTTGTAGAGCCTCTTTCTACAGAGCCTGATATTGCCGTTCAACTTTTTGGTTCAAAACCGGAGCAGTTTAAAGAAGCTGCAGCACAGATTAGTGAGCGCCTAGGAAATAAACTTGCCCTTATTGATATTAATATGGCCTGTCCTGTTCCTAAGGTTGTTAAAAAAGGGGAGGGCTCAGCCCTTCTAGATACTCCAGAACTTGCTGCAAATTTGGTAAAAGCTTGTCTTTCAGAGGTTACTGTACCTGTTACCGTCAAGATTAGACGAGGAAGACGGCAGGATGAGGAAGTGGCGCCTGAATTTGCTCGTGCTATGGAAGCAGCTGGTGCATCTGCCATTGCTGTTCATGGACGTTTTGCTACACAGATGTATCGAGGTCAAGCAGAGTGGGAGACGGTTAATAGAGTTTGTGATGCCGTATCTATTCCTGTAATAGGTTCTGGTGACATGCTCTCTGCTGAAGATGTAGCTCATGCTCTTAAAGAAACAGGTGTGACTGCTGTTATGATTGCTCGCGGAACATACGGAAATCCTTGGATCTTTAAGAACACTCAAGCTTTACTTGAGGGTAAAACTCCCTTTGTTCCATCAGTTGATCAAATGCTTGCGTCGTTCATGATGCACGTAAAGTTACTCGATGCTGCCCACATTCATATTGCCCGTGCAAGAAGCCTCTCTACCTGGTATTTTAGAGGTATTCCAAATGCAGCTTATTGGCGTGGCAAGTCAGTGAGATGTGTTACTGCTCAAGATTTTATTGATCTTGCATTAGAAATTAAAGAAACAGTTACACAACTTGTGGGCAAACAAGAAGCATCTGAACACAAGCTGTCTTTAAGCTAG
- a CDS encoding ComEA family DNA-binding protein has protein sequence MAQISNNRYQLINKLMRRFNLSQQQLLAVIAVVVLGIVSVVVFIGMISAGTSESFDRSHNQANSTQGAIVAENPQHSQEDKTTEQPGDDHKIKEASPQMMVHVDGAVKSPGLYALQTVNPRVNDAIQIAGGLTEDANSQDINLASPVEDGQKIYIPRKGEEAPPEILQPDQNKATSNKQTDKKSDKKTVVDINRATVEEFTKLKGVGEGLAKRIVADRQKNGPFKTTEDLMRVSGIGQKKFDQLKDNIRV, from the coding sequence ATGGCTCAGATTTCAAATAATCGTTACCAATTAATTAATAAATTGATGAGAAGATTTAATCTTTCTCAGCAGCAACTTTTAGCGGTTATTGCTGTGGTTGTCCTAGGCATTGTTTCAGTAGTTGTATTTATTGGGATGATTAGCGCTGGAACATCAGAGTCTTTTGACAGATCACATAATCAAGCAAACTCTACACAGGGAGCGATTGTTGCGGAAAACCCACAGCACTCGCAGGAGGATAAGACTACAGAGCAGCCAGGAGATGACCATAAGATTAAAGAAGCATCTCCTCAAATGATGGTTCATGTTGATGGAGCTGTTAAATCACCTGGTCTTTATGCACTTCAGACGGTAAATCCACGTGTAAACGACGCAATTCAAATAGCAGGTGGCTTGACTGAAGATGCCAACAGTCAAGACATTAATCTAGCGTCTCCTGTAGAAGATGGTCAAAAAATTTATATTCCTCGAAAGGGAGAAGAGGCGCCGCCAGAGATTTTGCAGCCAGATCAAAATAAAGCCACGAGCAATAAGCAGACAGATAAGAAGAGCGACAAAAAGACAGTTGTAGATATTAATCGAGCAACCGTAGAAGAATTTACCAAACTCAAAGGTGTTGGCGAAGGATTGGCTAAGCGCATTGTTGCAGACAGACAAAAGAATGGACCCTTTAAGACTACTGAAGATTTGATGCGCGTTTCTGGTATTGGTCAGAAAAAATTTGATCAGCTTAAGGACAATATTCGTGTCTAA
- a CDS encoding ComEC/Rec2 family competence protein produces MSKTMEQPFRPFIPYSLCALLFVCLWLQVFIARSATLDTVLIHILGICAVVALGFWYVKHAHTSIMTVGVVLLLLVIILIRSFFIYDSQMASVNLLESTSVHDFELVVSRDLVYKNHTWIGQANVIYQGRCIGCVGLHTKEQFLRETHLCCEGRFTRYKDKDFSEEQFKRGVLGSIQVTKVNSKTYEEGIVGEVAQFRENCISQLQPELSFGRALAACGLCAYRPSLYSFNIPRIFMRCGLMHLIAISSCHIVILSAYIDALFKKLTLKPLLRGVLNLFLLSSYALFCGVPASALRAILLVEQKYIMQCVGRKNHTLSAVSIVALLMLCVDPQLSVNIAFTLSLTCILGMNIYGGLAQYYAKTAFHLSGYGAVQKVLRKPFSSVRNTMCATTVAQFSCLPISCVCFGHFSLLAPLSSALITSPFSLLSLFGIGAIILSSIKPAQDTVLFFIDFLGKLIETLASFLSERPFASVFVADIGWIVSLAFIAVMVALYVLWPKGRRIVLVGICLAVSMLIVGLSIYWRFFSPTRICVMDIGQGDAILLSDGVHSLLVDTSAGDVVNDALERQHVSYLDAILLTHLDEDHAGGVRYMVGSVKAGRVLVGEGITKQEKPELQRAIQRISGSGSYEVLYGDEFDVGRFHVRVVWPHRGYKAKEANNASVELYVTYNDGQNTLTTLLTGDAERDQTKETVTSGDVGDIDFLKVGHHGAAKSLYPATAQVLKPEVAVASAGKNNHYGHPKQEAIDILEGVGARFYCTKDYGDVTVFPGEHGPKVSVQHAKVDTDLEEEKDGGAG; encoded by the coding sequence GTGTCTAAGACGATGGAACAGCCCTTTCGTCCTTTTATTCCGTATAGCCTATGTGCGCTGCTTTTTGTTTGTTTATGGCTTCAAGTTTTTATTGCAAGAAGCGCAACGCTCGATACAGTTCTGATTCATATTCTAGGAATCTGTGCGGTGGTTGCTTTGGGATTTTGGTATGTAAAGCATGCGCATACCAGCATTATGACTGTTGGGGTAGTTTTACTCTTACTTGTAATTATCCTTATCAGGTCTTTCTTTATATATGACAGTCAAATGGCGTCAGTGAATCTTTTAGAGTCAACTTCCGTACATGATTTTGAACTAGTTGTATCAAGAGATTTAGTCTACAAAAATCACACATGGATTGGTCAAGCAAACGTCATCTACCAAGGTAGATGCATTGGATGTGTGGGACTACATACCAAGGAACAGTTCTTACGAGAAACACATCTGTGCTGTGAAGGTAGGTTTACACGATATAAAGATAAAGATTTTTCAGAAGAACAATTTAAGAGGGGAGTACTTGGTTCAATTCAGGTAACCAAGGTGAATTCAAAAACCTATGAAGAGGGAATTGTTGGGGAAGTTGCCCAATTTAGAGAAAACTGTATTTCTCAACTTCAACCAGAGCTGAGCTTTGGGCGAGCGCTAGCTGCATGCGGTCTTTGTGCCTATAGGCCCAGCCTGTATAGCTTTAACATTCCGAGAATATTTATGCGCTGCGGCCTTATGCACCTCATTGCAATTTCTAGTTGTCACATTGTAATTCTCTCTGCCTATATTGATGCTTTGTTTAAAAAACTTACATTAAAGCCTCTTTTGAGGGGAGTGTTAAATTTATTTCTATTAAGCAGTTATGCACTTTTCTGTGGAGTGCCTGCGTCTGCATTGAGGGCAATACTCCTTGTTGAGCAAAAATACATTATGCAGTGTGTTGGAAGGAAGAATCATACGTTATCTGCTGTTTCTATTGTTGCATTGCTTATGCTTTGTGTTGATCCACAACTGAGCGTAAATATTGCTTTTACATTGTCTTTAACTTGTATTTTAGGAATGAATATATATGGCGGTCTTGCTCAATATTACGCTAAAACTGCATTTCATTTATCTGGATATGGAGCAGTACAAAAGGTGCTGAGAAAGCCATTTTCTAGTGTACGAAACACAATGTGCGCAACAACAGTTGCTCAGTTTTCATGCCTTCCAATTTCATGTGTGTGCTTTGGCCATTTTTCATTACTCGCACCTCTTTCAAGTGCACTGATTACAAGTCCATTTTCACTTCTCAGTCTATTTGGAATTGGAGCAATAATTTTAAGCAGTATTAAACCAGCTCAAGATACTGTTCTCTTTTTTATAGATTTTCTTGGGAAGCTTATAGAGACTCTTGCATCTTTCTTATCAGAAAGACCTTTTGCAAGTGTGTTTGTAGCCGACATTGGTTGGATAGTCTCATTAGCTTTTATTGCAGTAATGGTGGCGCTCTATGTGTTATGGCCAAAGGGAAGAAGAATAGTTTTAGTTGGCATATGTTTGGCAGTATCTATGCTTATTGTCGGATTAAGTATCTATTGGAGGTTTTTCTCGCCAACAAGAATTTGTGTGATGGATATAGGTCAGGGAGACGCCATATTGCTGAGCGATGGCGTGCATTCTCTGCTTGTGGATACTAGTGCAGGAGATGTGGTTAACGATGCTCTGGAGCGACAGCACGTCTCATATCTTGATGCAATTTTGCTTACACATCTTGATGAAGACCATGCTGGCGGCGTGAGATATATGGTTGGCTCAGTAAAGGCAGGCCGTGTATTAGTTGGAGAAGGAATAACAAAACAAGAAAAGCCTGAGTTACAGAGAGCTATTCAGAGGATTTCTGGTAGTGGTTCTTATGAAGTTTTATATGGCGACGAATTTGATGTTGGTCGCTTTCATGTTCGTGTGGTGTGGCCACATAGGGGCTATAAAGCAAAAGAAGCCAATAATGCTTCAGTCGAGCTGTATGTGACATATAACGATGGACAAAATACGTTAACTACGCTTTTAACGGGAGATGCTGAAAGAGATCAAACTAAAGAGACGGTGACATCGGGTGATGTGGGAGATATTGATTTCTTAAAAGTTGGACATCATGGTGCAGCAAAGTCACTCTATCCAGCAACTGCTCAAGTACTAAAACCTGAGGTAGCGGTGGCAAGTGCTGGAAAGAATAATCATTATGGGCATCCTAAACAGGAAGCGATAGATATTTTAGAGGGTGTTGGTGCAAGGTTTTACTGCACAAAAGATTATGGAGACGTCACAGTATTTCCTGGAGAACATGGACCTAAGGTGAGCGTGCAACATGCTAAAGTAGATACAGATTTAGAGGAGGAAAAAGATGGCGGAGCAGGCTAA
- the lepA gene encoding translation elongation factor 4 yields MNTQDTSHIRNFSIVAHIDHGKSTISDRILELTHTVEERDMESQLLDTMDIERERGITIKSNAVRVMYDADDGERYQFNLIDTPGHVDFTYEVSRSLAACEGAVLVVDATQGVEAQTVSNAMLAMNANLDIVPAINKIDLPSARPEEVRSEIEDVLAIPADDAVCVSGKTGEGIHELLEALVYLVSPPKGDPTAPLKALILDSYFDQFRGVVATVRVFDGSIKAGDQLLMMQGSMPFLVEEVGAKRPLEMAVDQLSVGEVGYVVTGLKDPEAVRVGDTLTYKQNPCAEPLPGYREAKPMVFTGLFPVDNKQYENLRDALDKLHVNDPSLTWSPETSVALGFGFRVGFLGLLHMEVVKERLEREFDLDLIATSPSVDYHVYKTDGTMIEITSPQDLPEVTKIDRIDEPYLKAKIIVPPEFVGTVMQLVVDHRGVSEDMVYLSDKSVEMIFGIPLAELILDFFDQLKSRTKGYASLDYEFDSYRTSDLVKLDILLAGDVVDALSFIVHKDKAYDLARGLCDRLKGIIPQQLFEVPIQGAIGNKIISRSTVRARRKDVLAKCYGGDISRKRKLLEKQKEGKKRMKQIGSVEVPQEAFLAVLKVDDE; encoded by the coding sequence ATGAATACACAGGATACTTCACATATTCGCAACTTTTCTATTGTTGCACACATCGATCACGGTAAATCTACCATCAGTGACCGTATTTTGGAGCTTACTCATACCGTTGAAGAACGCGATATGGAGTCACAGCTCTTGGACACTATGGACATTGAACGTGAGCGTGGAATTACTATTAAATCAAACGCTGTCCGTGTTATGTATGACGCAGACGATGGAGAGCGCTATCAATTCAACTTGATTGACACTCCAGGCCATGTTGATTTTACCTATGAGGTATCAAGGTCTTTAGCTGCCTGTGAGGGTGCGGTGTTGGTTGTTGATGCAACGCAAGGTGTTGAGGCCCAAACTGTCTCAAACGCTATGCTTGCTATGAACGCTAATCTGGATATTGTTCCTGCCATCAACAAGATTGATCTTCCATCTGCTCGCCCTGAAGAAGTTCGATCAGAAATCGAGGATGTTCTTGCTATCCCAGCTGATGATGCGGTATGTGTTTCTGGTAAGACGGGTGAGGGTATCCACGAGCTTCTCGAAGCTTTGGTGTACTTGGTTTCTCCTCCAAAGGGTGATCCCACAGCACCACTTAAGGCGCTTATTCTTGATTCATATTTTGATCAGTTCAGAGGCGTTGTAGCAACGGTACGCGTTTTTGATGGCTCAATCAAAGCAGGCGACCAGCTCCTTATGATGCAAGGCTCTATGCCTTTTCTTGTTGAAGAAGTTGGTGCTAAGAGACCTCTTGAGATGGCTGTTGACCAGCTTTCTGTTGGTGAAGTTGGCTATGTGGTAACTGGCCTCAAAGACCCTGAGGCTGTTCGCGTTGGTGACACGCTTACCTACAAGCAAAATCCATGTGCAGAACCACTGCCAGGCTACCGCGAAGCAAAACCGATGGTATTTACTGGTCTTTTTCCTGTTGACAATAAGCAATACGAGAATCTTCGTGATGCACTTGATAAGTTGCACGTCAATGATCCGTCTCTTACTTGGTCACCAGAGACTTCTGTAGCTTTGGGATTTGGTTTTAGAGTAGGCTTTTTGGGTCTTCTCCACATGGAAGTTGTTAAAGAACGTCTTGAACGTGAGTTTGACCTTGATCTGATTGCTACTAGTCCATCTGTTGACTATCACGTTTATAAGACCGATGGAACTATGATTGAGATTACCAGTCCTCAAGATCTTCCAGAAGTCACCAAAATTGATCGCATTGATGAGCCGTACCTCAAGGCAAAAATTATTGTGCCTCCTGAGTTTGTTGGTACGGTTATGCAACTTGTTGTTGATCATCGTGGTGTCTCTGAAGACATGGTGTATCTGTCTGATAAATCTGTTGAGATGATTTTTGGCATTCCTTTGGCTGAGCTTATTTTGGATTTCTTTGATCAACTTAAGAGTAGAACCAAAGGCTACGCTTCTCTTGACTATGAGTTTGATTCGTACCGTACTTCTGACCTGGTTAAGCTTGATATTTTGCTTGCTGGAGACGTTGTAGATGCGCTTTCGTTTATTGTTCACAAAGACAAAGCGTATGATCTTGCCCGCGGTCTTTGTGACAGACTTAAAGGTATCATTCCTCAGCAACTCTTTGAGGTTCCTATTCAAGGCGCCATTGGAAATAAAATCATTTCTCGTTCTACCGTTCGCGCGCGTAGAAAGGACGTCTTAGCTAAATGCTACGGCGGTGACATTTCTAGAAAGCGCAAGCTGCTTGAGAAGCAAAAAGAGGGTAAGAAGCGCATGAAGCAGATTGGTTCAGTTGAAGTGCCTCAAGAGGCGTTCTTGGCTGTTCTCAAGGTTGATGACGAGTAG
- the hemW gene encoding radical SAM family heme chaperone HemW has translation MNSWQFKYNQAAVSALYLHIPFCSQKCFYCDFSSWSTRQDDSRMKKYVNALKHQLDEAAQLGILATTKTVYMGGGTPSLLDQGAVDLAHHTSSITHPIEFSMEANPDSLSDELLASLSAGGVTRISLGVQSFNDNELKELGRIHSADLAYDRVLAAKESGYEVSVDLMCAIPEQTESSWEYTLSRFISLGVNHVSVYPLTIEDGTALAKQTQDKDIPWNVYDVQADRMQTASKMLQAAGFERYEVASYARNQKSCKHNKMYWTGESYLGLGTSAASMLTAFEYDALAKENAFLPSRPQDAIRVRLVVLDSPKKIAEGISLFSTEFDVEFLTYREAVAEDLMLHARLTELIAPALLDESEQVFGALTLQEVFDACVQDELLECVDAADSEIKASYRPTKKGWLLGNELYGRFWELR, from the coding sequence ATGAATTCCTGGCAGTTTAAATATAATCAAGCGGCTGTTTCTGCACTTTACCTGCATATCCCATTTTGCTCGCAAAAATGTTTCTATTGCGATTTTTCTTCTTGGTCTACAAGACAAGATGACAGTCGTATGAAAAAGTATGTAAATGCTTTAAAACATCAGTTAGACGAAGCTGCTCAACTGGGTATACTCGCAACTACAAAAACAGTTTATATGGGCGGTGGAACTCCCAGCTTACTTGATCAGGGTGCGGTTGATCTGGCGCATCATACCTCATCTATTACACATCCTATTGAATTTAGTATGGAAGCAAATCCAGACTCACTATCTGACGAACTTCTCGCTAGTCTTTCTGCAGGAGGAGTAACGAGAATTTCTTTGGGAGTTCAGAGCTTTAATGATAATGAGCTTAAGGAGCTTGGTAGAATTCATTCAGCTGATCTGGCATACGATAGAGTTTTAGCTGCAAAAGAGAGCGGCTACGAAGTGTCGGTTGATCTCATGTGCGCTATTCCTGAGCAAACAGAGAGTTCTTGGGAATATACGCTTTCAAGGTTTATCTCGCTTGGGGTAAATCATGTGAGTGTTTATCCACTTACCATTGAAGATGGCACGGCACTAGCTAAGCAAACCCAAGATAAAGACATTCCATGGAATGTTTATGACGTGCAGGCAGATCGAATGCAAACGGCTTCAAAGATGCTTCAAGCAGCAGGATTTGAGCGTTACGAGGTGGCAAGTTATGCTCGTAATCAGAAAAGTTGCAAGCATAATAAGATGTACTGGACAGGTGAGTCGTATCTTGGTCTAGGTACTAGTGCTGCAAGTATGTTGACAGCTTTTGAGTATGATGCTCTGGCAAAGGAAAACGCTTTTTTGCCTTCGAGACCACAAGATGCTATCCGTGTGCGACTTGTGGTGCTTGATTCTCCAAAAAAAATTGCTGAAGGCATATCGCTTTTCTCGACAGAGTTTGACGTTGAATTTTTGACCTACAGAGAAGCTGTGGCAGAAGATTTGATGCTCCATGCACGCCTCACAGAGCTAATTGCGCCTGCGCTTTTGGATGAGTCTGAGCAGGTATTTGGTGCATTAACTTTACAAGAAGTGTTTGATGCCTGTGTACAAGATGAGTTACTAGAATGCGTTGATGCAGCAGATTCTGAGATTAAGGCTTCATATAGGCCTACCAAGAAGGGCTGGCTGCTTGGAAACGAGCTTTATGGCCGTTTTTGGGAGTTAAGATAA